One Synechococcus sp. CC9605 genomic window carries:
- the mfd gene encoding transcription-repair coupling factor: MPLRSLVTKLQETALTGELDERSIRAQRLLMRGAGRCSRALVASALAQRRGAPLLVVVPTLEEAGRWTALLELMGWSQAGLYPTSEGSPYEPFDPTSEITWGQLQVLSDLLGDPDALSWAIVATERCLQPHLPPPDVLKTKTRTLRKGDQVDLEALGETLAQLGYERVNTIEQEGSWSRRGDIVDIFPVSSELPVRLEFFGEELDKLREFDPASQRSLDPVDALRLTPTGFGPLIADQLRETMPDGLEPLLGAEGTEQLLNGGTPEGMRRLMGLAWGQPASLLDYLPDTTTVVIDERRQGLAHGQQWLSHVEEHHHDMAAEAGLDEGDRDRLWPAVLHREIEAAYALTEVFHGFDMAELLEVDQHPNSFDLASRPVAAYPNQFGKLGELIKGFQTERTAVWLVSAQPSRAVALLEEHDCISRFVPNAGDSNAISRLIEQNTPVALKVRGTAELEGLQLPAWRIALVTDREFFGQQSLSSSGYVRRRRKAASRTVDPNKMRPGDFVVHRNHGIGRFKAMEKLAMSGDIRDYLVVQYADGILRVAADQLGSLGRYRATSETPPQLNRMGGTAWNKAKERAKKAVRKVALDLVKLYAERQQAAGFAFPTDGPWQVEMEESFPYDPTPDQLKATADVKRDMERQEPMDRLVCGDVGFGKTEVAIRAIFKAITAGKQVAMLAPTTVLAQQHWRTLSERFAPYPIKVALLNRFRTASERKSILDGLKQGTIDAVVGTHQLLSKGASFQELGLLVVDEEQRFGVNQKEKIKVLRKDVDVLTLSATPIPRTLYMSLSGVREMSLITTPPPLRRPIKTHLASLDPEAMRSAIRQELDRGGQVFYVVPRVEGIEEVAAGLREMLPGLKLLVAHGQMAEGELENAMVAFNAGEADVMLCTTIVESGLDIPRVNTILIEDAHRFGLAQLYQLRGRVGRSGIQAHAWLFYPGNASLSDTARQRLRAIQEFAQLGSGYQLAMRDMEIRGVGNLLGVQQSGQMETIGFDLYMEMLQESLAEIQGQDIPSVEDTQVDLPVTAFVPADWITDPDEKIAAYRAAADCLTAEALVELAAGWADRYGALPAAVVSLLQLMELKLLAKRCGFSRIKPEKPNIVLETPMEEPAFRLLRQGLPQHLHGRLVYQAGNGIQHKVMARGLGVLPMEKQLEQLMEWLRLMAAQIPDADGKTEAQRQEELRAKNAVVVQV; the protein is encoded by the coding sequence ATGCCGCTCCGTTCCCTGGTGACCAAGTTGCAGGAAACTGCACTCACCGGTGAGCTTGATGAGCGCTCAATCCGCGCCCAACGCTTGTTGATGCGTGGAGCAGGTCGGTGCAGCCGAGCTCTGGTGGCCAGCGCACTTGCACAACGGCGCGGTGCACCTCTGCTCGTGGTGGTGCCAACCCTTGAGGAAGCGGGACGCTGGACGGCGCTGCTGGAGTTGATGGGATGGAGCCAGGCCGGCCTGTACCCCACCAGCGAAGGTTCTCCCTATGAACCCTTCGATCCCACCAGTGAGATCACCTGGGGGCAACTTCAAGTTCTGAGTGACCTGCTGGGAGACCCGGATGCTTTGAGCTGGGCGATCGTGGCCACGGAACGTTGTTTGCAGCCCCATCTCCCCCCACCGGACGTTCTGAAAACGAAGACGCGCACCTTGCGCAAAGGGGATCAGGTTGATCTGGAGGCACTGGGTGAGACGCTCGCTCAACTTGGCTACGAGCGGGTCAACACAATTGAGCAGGAAGGGAGCTGGAGCCGACGCGGAGACATCGTCGACATCTTCCCCGTGAGCAGTGAGCTGCCTGTTCGACTCGAATTTTTTGGTGAGGAGCTCGACAAGCTGCGGGAATTCGATCCAGCCAGCCAACGCTCCCTGGACCCCGTCGATGCGCTCCGACTCACACCAACAGGTTTTGGGCCTCTGATCGCGGACCAGCTCAGGGAGACGATGCCCGATGGACTGGAGCCATTGCTTGGTGCTGAGGGCACGGAGCAGCTTCTGAACGGGGGGACACCGGAGGGCATGCGCCGGCTGATGGGTCTCGCCTGGGGGCAACCCGCCTCGCTTCTCGACTACCTGCCGGACACCACAACGGTGGTGATCGATGAGCGACGCCAGGGCTTGGCCCACGGACAACAGTGGCTCAGCCATGTGGAGGAACATCACCACGACATGGCTGCTGAGGCGGGCCTGGACGAGGGAGATCGTGATCGGCTTTGGCCAGCGGTTCTGCACCGTGAGATTGAAGCTGCCTATGCCCTGACGGAGGTTTTCCATGGCTTTGACATGGCAGAACTGCTGGAAGTTGACCAGCACCCCAACAGCTTCGACCTCGCCAGCCGCCCTGTTGCGGCCTACCCCAACCAATTCGGAAAACTCGGGGAACTGATCAAGGGATTTCAAACCGAGCGCACGGCCGTTTGGTTGGTGTCTGCACAACCCAGCCGAGCGGTTGCTCTGCTGGAGGAGCACGACTGCATCAGTCGGTTTGTGCCGAACGCGGGAGACAGCAATGCCATTTCCCGTCTGATTGAGCAGAACACCCCCGTCGCGTTGAAGGTGAGGGGCACGGCTGAACTTGAGGGTTTGCAGCTTCCGGCTTGGCGGATTGCCCTGGTCACCGACCGTGAATTCTTTGGCCAGCAGAGCCTGAGCTCCAGTGGTTATGTGCGCCGTCGCCGCAAGGCCGCCAGCCGCACGGTTGATCCCAACAAGATGCGGCCGGGCGATTTCGTGGTGCATCGGAACCATGGCATCGGCCGCTTCAAAGCCATGGAAAAACTCGCGATGTCAGGCGACATCCGCGACTACCTCGTGGTGCAGTACGCCGATGGAATCCTTCGGGTTGCCGCCGATCAACTCGGCAGCCTGGGCCGTTACCGCGCCACGAGCGAAACACCTCCGCAGCTCAACCGAATGGGCGGTACGGCCTGGAACAAGGCCAAGGAACGTGCCAAGAAAGCGGTTCGCAAGGTTGCCCTTGATCTGGTGAAGCTGTACGCGGAACGGCAACAGGCTGCTGGCTTTGCCTTCCCCACTGACGGCCCCTGGCAGGTGGAAATGGAGGAGTCTTTCCCCTATGACCCGACGCCAGACCAACTGAAGGCCACGGCCGACGTGAAACGGGACATGGAACGGCAGGAGCCGATGGACCGTCTGGTTTGCGGGGACGTTGGCTTCGGCAAGACCGAAGTTGCGATCCGCGCCATCTTTAAGGCCATCACCGCTGGGAAGCAGGTGGCGATGCTGGCTCCTACAACCGTGTTGGCTCAGCAGCACTGGCGCACGCTCTCGGAACGCTTCGCGCCGTATCCGATCAAGGTGGCCCTGCTCAATCGGTTCCGAACAGCGTCGGAACGCAAATCCATTCTCGATGGCCTGAAGCAGGGAACCATCGACGCCGTGGTGGGAACCCACCAGTTGCTCAGCAAAGGAGCGTCATTCCAAGAGCTTGGTCTGTTGGTGGTGGATGAAGAACAGCGCTTCGGTGTGAACCAGAAGGAAAAGATCAAAGTGCTGCGGAAGGACGTGGACGTCCTAACCCTGTCGGCAACGCCGATTCCCAGAACGCTCTACATGAGCCTTTCGGGGGTGCGGGAGATGAGTCTGATCACCACACCACCGCCGCTGCGCCGTCCGATCAAGACGCACCTGGCTTCGTTGGATCCGGAGGCGATGCGGAGCGCCATCCGCCAGGAACTGGATCGTGGGGGTCAGGTGTTCTACGTGGTTCCCCGGGTTGAGGGAATTGAGGAGGTGGCCGCAGGCCTACGGGAGATGCTGCCAGGCCTGAAGCTTTTGGTGGCTCACGGTCAGATGGCCGAGGGTGAGCTGGAGAACGCCATGGTGGCGTTCAACGCGGGTGAAGCCGACGTGATGCTCTGCACCACGATTGTGGAAAGCGGCCTGGACATCCCGCGCGTCAACACGATCCTGATTGAGGACGCCCACCGTTTTGGCCTTGCTCAGCTGTACCAATTGCGGGGACGGGTCGGCCGCAGCGGGATTCAGGCTCATGCCTGGTTGTTCTATCCCGGCAATGCATCACTGAGCGACACCGCCCGTCAGCGGCTCCGCGCCATCCAGGAGTTCGCCCAACTGGGCAGTGGTTATCAGCTCGCCATGCGGGATATGGAGATCCGTGGGGTCGGCAATCTTCTCGGCGTGCAGCAGAGCGGCCAGATGGAAACCATTGGCTTTGACCTCTACATGGAAATGCTGCAGGAATCCCTGGCTGAAATTCAGGGCCAAGACATCCCCAGCGTTGAAGACACCCAGGTGGACCTCCCCGTCACGGCCTTCGTGCCTGCCGACTGGATCACTGACCCCGATGAAAAGATCGCGGCCTACAGAGCTGCAGCCGACTGCCTCACGGCCGAGGCCCTGGTGGAACTGGCTGCGGGTTGGGCCGATCGCTACGGAGCGCTGCCCGCTGCCGTGGTGTCACTTCTGCAGCTGATGGAACTCAAACTTCTGGCGAAGCGGTGCGGCTTCTCCAGGATCAAGCCGGAGAAGCCCAACATCGTGCTTGAAACTCCCATGGAGGAACCGGCGTTCCGTTTGCTGCGCCAGGGATTGCCCCAGCATCTGCATGGCCGTTTGGTGTACCAGGCCGGTAACGGCATCCAGCACAAGGTGATGGCCCGCGGTCTCGGTGTTCTCCCCATGGAGAAGCAACTGGAACAACTGATGGAATGGCTGCGTCTGATGGCAGCCCAAATTCCCGACGCCGACGGCAAAACCGAGGCACAGCGGCAGGAGGAGCTTCGCGCCAAGAACGCAGTGGTGGTTCAGGTCTGA
- a CDS encoding VOC family protein yields MNAIQISWVLAAEDSARLATFYSELFQATLKPGVAQHHCIVQFSDGTQLEIYQPSRRRPFPARGKALAPCLRLSPSQEPLPELQRLLSNALQRGGSLLEEARLEPFGAEAWIHDPEGNALLLLAPLASTASVS; encoded by the coding sequence ATGAATGCGATACAGATCAGCTGGGTCTTGGCTGCGGAGGACAGCGCCCGGTTGGCGACGTTCTACAGCGAGCTGTTTCAAGCCACGTTGAAGCCTGGAGTAGCGCAGCACCACTGCATCGTTCAATTCAGCGATGGAACCCAGCTGGAGATCTATCAGCCCTCACGCCGGCGACCTTTCCCTGCCCGGGGCAAAGCCCTGGCGCCCTGTTTGAGGCTCTCCCCTTCTCAGGAGCCCCTGCCTGAACTTCAGCGGCTGCTCAGCAACGCTCTGCAGCGTGGTGGATCGCTTCTCGAGGAGGCGCGGCTTGAGCCCTTTGGTGCTGAGGCCTGGATCCACGATCCGGAGGGCAATGCTCTGTTGCTTTTGGCTCCGCTGGCCTCTACCGCCTCGGTGTCATGA
- a CDS encoding uracil-DNA glycosylase has product MTISTLEACSACTACDLASSRQTVVISRGNPKADLMLIGEAPGAQEDAQGVPFVGRSGCALDQLLRDVDLDPEHDLYICNAIKCRPPNNRRPKKTELAACRAWLDLQLEAVDPKVIVLTGATAVEAILGIKGGMTRLRGEWQSWNGREVMPIFHPSYLLRNPSKAAGAPLDLTRQDLSAVRRRLCER; this is encoded by the coding sequence ATGACCATCTCCACCCTGGAGGCCTGCAGTGCCTGCACAGCCTGTGACCTCGCCAGTTCGCGCCAGACCGTCGTCATCAGCCGCGGCAATCCCAAAGCGGATCTGATGCTGATCGGTGAAGCACCAGGTGCTCAGGAAGATGCTCAGGGCGTCCCGTTTGTCGGCCGTTCAGGATGTGCCCTCGATCAACTGCTGCGTGATGTGGATCTGGATCCCGAGCATGACCTCTACATCTGCAATGCGATCAAATGCAGGCCCCCAAACAACCGACGACCGAAAAAAACTGAGTTGGCCGCCTGTCGGGCCTGGCTTGACCTGCAACTGGAGGCCGTTGACCCCAAGGTGATCGTGCTGACGGGAGCCACCGCTGTGGAGGCCATCCTTGGCATCAAGGGGGGCATGACCCGGCTTCGTGGTGAGTGGCAGAGCTGGAATGGACGAGAGGTGATGCCGATTTTTCACCCCTCCTATCTGCTTCGCAATCCCTCCAAAGCAGCCGGCGCGCCCCTGGATCTGACACGACAGGACCTCTCCGCAGTGCGGCGCAGGCTGTGCGAACGTTAA
- the ispG gene encoding (E)-4-hydroxy-3-methylbut-2-enyl-diphosphate synthase translates to MTALARRYDTQIHRRVTRTVMVGDVPVGSEHPIVVQSMINEDTLDIEAAVAGIIRLAEAGSEIVRVTTPSMAHAKAMGQIRKELRQRGCSVPLVADVHHNGVKIALEVAQHVDKVRINPGLFIFDKPDPNRQEFSPEEFAAIGQRIRETFEPLVTLLRDQNKALRIGVNHGSLAERMLFTYGDTPEGMVESAMEFVRICHELDFHNILISMKASRAPVMLAAYRLMADTMDKEGFNYPLHLGVTEAGDGDYGRIKSTAGIATLLADGLGDTLRVSLTEAPEKEIPVCYSILQSLGLRKTMVEYVACPSCGRTLFNLEEVLHKVRNATSHLTGLDIAVMGCIVNGPGEMADADYGYVGKTPGVISLYRGRDEIRKVPEAEGVEALIQLIKEDGRWVEPA, encoded by the coding sequence ATGACTGCCCTGGCTCGGCGCTACGACACCCAGATCCACCGCCGTGTGACCCGCACTGTGATGGTGGGTGATGTGCCGGTAGGCAGCGAGCACCCGATCGTGGTGCAGTCGATGATCAACGAGGACACCCTCGATATCGAGGCTGCTGTAGCCGGCATCATCCGCCTTGCCGAAGCCGGCAGTGAGATCGTTCGGGTGACGACGCCCTCAATGGCCCACGCCAAGGCGATGGGACAGATCCGTAAGGAGCTTCGTCAGCGCGGCTGCAGCGTTCCCCTGGTGGCGGACGTTCACCACAACGGCGTCAAGATCGCCCTGGAGGTCGCCCAGCACGTCGACAAAGTTCGGATCAATCCCGGCCTGTTCATTTTTGATAAGCCAGATCCGAACCGCCAGGAGTTCAGCCCCGAAGAATTTGCTGCCATCGGCCAGCGCATTCGTGAGACGTTTGAGCCCTTGGTGACCCTGCTGCGGGACCAGAACAAAGCGCTTCGAATCGGTGTGAACCATGGCTCCCTGGCGGAGCGGATGCTGTTCACCTACGGCGACACCCCTGAGGGGATGGTCGAATCAGCGATGGAATTCGTGCGCATCTGCCACGAGCTTGATTTTCACAACATCCTGATTTCGATGAAGGCCTCGCGGGCTCCTGTGATGCTCGCGGCTTACCGCCTGATGGCGGACACCATGGACAAGGAAGGCTTCAATTACCCCTTGCACTTAGGCGTGACCGAAGCCGGCGATGGTGATTACGGCCGCATCAAGAGCACCGCAGGCATTGCCACTCTGCTGGCCGATGGATTGGGAGACACCCTCCGGGTTTCCCTGACGGAGGCCCCCGAAAAAGAAATCCCCGTCTGTTACTCGATTCTCCAATCCCTGGGTCTGCGCAAGACCATGGTCGAGTACGTCGCCTGCCCCAGCTGCGGTCGCACCCTGTTCAATCTGGAGGAGGTGTTGCACAAGGTTCGCAACGCCACATCCCACCTCACGGGTCTGGACATCGCCGTGATGGGGTGCATCGTCAATGGCCCTGGCGAAATGGCCGACGCTGATTACGGCTACGTCGGCAAAACCCCTGGCGTGATTTCGCTGTATCGCGGTCGTGATGAAATCCGCAAGGTGCCTGAAGCTGAGGGCGTTGAAGCCCTGATCCAGTTGATCAAAGAGGACGGTCGCTGGGTGGAGCCCGCCTGA
- a CDS encoding S41 family peptidase — MVRSQRLRSLVRSTPLLLILGVGGVVTAMGISSPGLSLPSASGGSIYDSPKEVIDQVWQIVYRDYLDSTGSYDEATWRQLRSNLLSKSYGGSAESYEAIRGMLASLDDPYTRFLDPKEFKEMQIDTSGELMGVGIQLSLDKDTKELIVVSPIEGTPASRAGVQPKDVIVSIDGASTKGMTTEDAVKLIRGPEGTDVLLGLRRQGQVLNVPLKRARIEIHAVKAMLNTAPNGRKVGYIRLKQFNANATREMRAAIKDLESQAAEGYVLDLRSNPGGLLEASVDIARQWLNEGTIVSTRTREGIRDVRRATGSAVTDKPLVVLIDQGSASASEILSGALQDNSRAQLVGQKTFGKGLVQAVRGLADGSGLTVTIAKYLTPKGTDIHKNGIQPDIEAAMSKKESKNFSVEDLGTQKDSQYKTAEGTLLNQLKKSQAGTTYQPGRANLSFALQ; from the coding sequence ATGGTTAGGAGTCAGCGCCTGCGTTCTTTGGTCCGTTCGACTCCGTTGCTGTTGATCCTCGGTGTCGGCGGTGTGGTCACCGCCATGGGCATCAGCTCACCAGGTCTCTCCCTGCCATCGGCATCCGGGGGATCGATATATGACAGTCCCAAGGAGGTGATTGATCAGGTCTGGCAGATCGTTTATCGCGATTACCTTGATTCGACAGGCTCCTACGACGAAGCGACCTGGCGCCAACTGCGGAGCAATCTGCTGAGCAAGTCTTATGGGGGCAGCGCCGAGTCCTACGAGGCGATCCGGGGCATGCTGGCCAGCCTCGATGACCCTTACACGCGTTTCCTTGATCCAAAGGAGTTCAAGGAGATGCAGATCGACACCTCCGGTGAGTTGATGGGCGTGGGGATTCAGCTCAGTCTCGACAAAGACACCAAGGAACTGATTGTTGTCTCCCCGATTGAGGGCACCCCAGCTTCCCGTGCGGGCGTTCAGCCCAAGGATGTGATCGTTTCCATCGATGGTGCCTCCACCAAAGGCATGACCACCGAGGACGCTGTCAAGTTGATTCGTGGCCCAGAGGGCACCGATGTGCTGCTGGGACTCAGGCGCCAGGGTCAGGTGCTGAATGTGCCGCTGAAACGGGCCCGGATTGAGATCCATGCAGTGAAGGCCATGCTCAACACGGCGCCCAACGGCCGCAAGGTGGGCTACATCCGTCTCAAGCAATTCAATGCCAACGCCACGCGTGAAATGCGTGCTGCCATCAAGGATCTGGAATCTCAGGCTGCTGAGGGCTATGTGCTGGATCTGCGCAGCAATCCCGGCGGCCTGCTCGAGGCCAGTGTGGACATCGCCCGCCAATGGCTCAATGAAGGCACCATCGTCAGCACCAGAACCCGCGAGGGCATTCGCGATGTGAGGCGCGCCACGGGAAGTGCAGTCACCGACAAACCCCTGGTGGTGTTGATTGACCAGGGATCCGCCAGTGCCAGTGAAATTCTTTCAGGGGCACTCCAAGACAACTCCCGTGCCCAACTCGTTGGACAGAAGACCTTCGGCAAGGGACTTGTCCAGGCCGTTCGCGGATTGGCCGATGGATCCGGTCTGACAGTCACGATCGCCAAATATCTGACCCCGAAGGGAACCGACATTCACAAGAACGGTATTCAACCGGACATCGAAGCAGCGATGTCGAAAAAAGAGAGCAAGAATTTCTCGGTTGAAGACCTTGGAACCCAGAAAGACAGTCAATACAAGACAGCTGAGGGGACCCTATTGAACCAATTGAAGAAAAGTCAGGCAGGGACTACGTATCAACCTGGCAGAGCCAACCTCAGCTTCGCGCTGCAGTAG
- a CDS encoding pyridoxal phosphate-dependent aminotransferase, which produces MPRPPELSDRAVALKPSLTLEISAKAKALRDSGKDICSLSAGEPDFATPPFIVEAAQHALGSGFTRYGPAAGDPDLRAALAHKLSVENGIPTQPEQVLVTNGGKQAIYNLFQVLLNPGDEVLLPAPYWLSYPEMAALAGASTRIIATKAEEGFRLDLDLLEQQITPRSRLLVINSPGNPSGKVMTRAELEALAALVARHPQLMVMSDEIYEYLLADGQQHCSFAAIAEEIRSRCFTVNGFAKGWAMTGWRLGYLAGDAAVIKAASALQSQSTSNVCSFAQRGALAAIEGPRDCVREMANSYNRRRTLLIEGLQALEGITLTPPQGAFYAFPRLPDGVPDSMEFCRQALEQEGLAVVPGLAFGDDRCIRLSCAVADETINDGLLRLKRLLRSF; this is translated from the coding sequence ATGCCGCGCCCGCCAGAACTTTCAGACCGAGCTGTCGCCCTCAAACCGTCGCTGACGCTGGAGATCAGCGCCAAGGCCAAAGCACTGCGCGACAGCGGCAAGGACATCTGCAGCCTCAGTGCCGGTGAACCGGACTTTGCGACGCCACCATTCATCGTTGAAGCAGCTCAGCATGCTCTGGGATCCGGCTTCACCCGCTACGGCCCCGCCGCGGGGGACCCCGATCTTCGTGCTGCTCTGGCCCACAAACTCAGCGTCGAAAACGGGATTCCAACCCAGCCGGAGCAGGTGCTGGTCACCAACGGTGGCAAGCAAGCCATCTACAACCTGTTCCAGGTGCTGCTCAATCCCGGCGACGAAGTGCTGCTGCCGGCGCCTTACTGGCTGAGCTATCCCGAGATGGCCGCCCTGGCCGGGGCGAGCACCAGGATCATTGCCACCAAAGCGGAGGAAGGCTTCCGCCTTGACCTCGACCTGCTGGAGCAGCAGATCACCCCCCGCAGCCGACTGCTGGTGATCAATTCCCCGGGCAACCCCAGCGGCAAGGTGATGACACGGGCCGAACTGGAGGCTCTGGCCGCGCTGGTGGCTCGTCACCCCCAGCTGATGGTGATGAGCGATGAGATCTATGAATATCTCCTGGCCGATGGCCAGCAGCACTGCAGCTTTGCGGCCATTGCCGAAGAGATCCGCTCACGTTGCTTCACCGTGAACGGCTTTGCCAAAGGTTGGGCAATGACCGGCTGGCGCCTCGGTTATCTCGCTGGAGATGCTGCCGTGATCAAGGCTGCTTCAGCCCTGCAGAGCCAGAGCACCAGCAATGTGTGCAGCTTTGCTCAACGGGGTGCCCTGGCGGCGATCGAAGGGCCCCGAGATTGCGTGCGCGAGATGGCAAACAGCTACAACCGCCGCCGAACTCTGCTCATAGAGGGGCTGCAGGCTCTGGAGGGCATCACCCTGACGCCCCCTCAAGGGGCTTTCTACGCCTTCCCCCGCCTGCCGGACGGCGTGCCCGATTCGATGGAGTTCTGCCGGCAAGCCCTGGAACAGGAAGGTCTGGCCGTGGTTCCGGGTCTGGCCTTCGGCGATGACCGCTGCATTCGACTCTCCTGTGCCGTAGCGGATGAGACGATCAACGATGGACTGTTGCGACTGAAGCGGCTGCTTCGTTCCTTTTGA